The DNA window CGGTGCGGGCTGGAATGGTTGCTGATCCGTCGGTGTATCGGTTTTGTGGATTTGGTGAGGCGATGGGGGGCGGTCTTCGTGCTCGTGACGGTATTATTGGAGTGATGGTGCAGAGGGGGCGGGCGTTTGGGAATAATACGGTGGAGCGGGAGTGGGGCGGGGAGTCGATGCGGTATTTTGAAGAGGTGTTGACGTATAGTGAGGAGGATGGCTTGGGCGGGCCCTCGGCAAGGCTGCTTTGTCGAAGTCGTTATTTCACGGATGGCCAGGTTCTGGGAGGGAAAGATTTTGTGGAGGCCTTTTTTAAAGAGAATCCGGATTATTTTGGATCTCGGCGTATTTCAGGCGGGCGAAAGATCCGGGGGGAATGGTCTGCGCTGTATGCGATTCGCGATGTGGGCCGCAGGGAAATATGAGGTAATATTTTAGTTATTCCAAATCAATGAGATAAAAAAGTTCCAATGATTGGAACTTTTTTTTGGGAAAGTTCCGGTACCTGGAATTTTACGCCGGGAAAGTTCCAGGTATTGGAAAATTGTTTTTTGGGAAAAATATATGGTGAAATGTCGCGATTTCTGATTATATCAATGCTTTTAAGATATAAGATGAACGGACACATATGGAAATAGGTGCATTTGACGTAATCGAAAAGGATGACAGCTGTGCGGCGCGCCGTGGAAAACTAGTGACAGCTCATGGGGTGGTGGATACGCCTGTTTTTATGCCGGTGGGGACCAAGGGCACGGTGAAAGCGATGACTCCGGTGGAGCTGAAGGAGTTGGAATGCTCGATCATTCTATCCAATACCTATCACCTGATTACTCGGCCAGGCACTGATATTTTAGAAAAAATGGGTGGATTGCATCGTTTTATGGGGTGGGACGGGCCGATTTTAACAGATAGCGGGGGTTTTCAAGTTTTTAGCTTGGGGGCCATGCGCAAGATTACGCAGGACGGGGTTGAATTTCAGTCGCACATTGATGGATCACGCCATTTTCTCGGGCCGAAGGAGTCCATGGCGGCACAGCGGATTATTGGGTCAGATATTGCGATGGTTTTGGATGAATGCATGCCGTATCCCTGTGGTCGGGACTACGCGGAAAAATCGGTGAAACGCACGGTTGAATGGGCGGCATCGTGTAAAGAGCAGTCTCGTGCGGAAGGGCAGCTGGTTTTTGGTATTGTACAGGGAGGCGAATGGGCGGATTTACGTCACTCCTGCGCGAAGGATCTGGTTGATATCGGTTTTGATGGCTATGCCGTGGGCGGTTTGAGCGTGGGTGAGCCGGAGGAGATCATGTTCCGGGGATTTGAAGACGGGGTGCGCTATTTGCCACTGGATAAACCGCGTTATGTGATGGGGCTTGGTGATTTATATCAGATCGTAGAAGCGGTCGCACGGGGCGTAGATATGTTTGACTGCGTTATGCCCACGCGTTACGCCCGCAACGGTTCGGCTTTTACCGCAGCGGGTACGATGCCGGTCAAAGCTGCACGGTATAAGGAAGATGCACGTCCGGTTGAAGAGGGATGTACATGTTATGCTTGTCGAAATTTTTCCCGCGCGTATATTAGGCACCTTCTGAATGTAAATGAGATTCTGGGAGCTCGGTTGCTAACGACGCATAACATCCATTATTACATGCGATTTATGGAGCGGTTGCGCGCCTCGATTTCAAGTGGAACATTTGTTGAATTTCGTAAACAAACAGCTGAACAGGTTGCGATACAGCGCGAACTGACGGCGAAACTTAAACAAGGAGAATAAGATGGATACATTGACACTGTTAGGATTAGCTATGGCCCCTCCGGCAGGCGACGGAGCGGGACAGGCTCAGTCGCCGATTTTCATGTTCGGCTGGATTGCGATCATGATTGCGCTTTTTTACTTTATGATGATTCGTCCGCAGCAGAAGCGTGCCAAACAGCGCCAGGCTCTGCTGGATTCAGTGAAGACTGGGGACCGTATTGTGTTCAGTGGTGGCATGATGGGGGTTGTTACCAATGTGAAAGATAAATCTGTGATGGTAAAAATTGCAGACAACGTCAAAGTGGAAATTCTTCGCGGCGCTGTTTCTCAGGTTGTTGCCAAGGGTGATGAACCGGAAATGGATGAAAAGGCTTAATCAGCCGCTGTATTAATAAAACAAAGTAGAAAAAGTAAGGGAGCGTTGCGCATGGACAGGAACGCAGTGTGGAAGTGGCTGGTGTTGATCGCCCTTGTTTGTGGGTCGTTGGCATTGATTTATCCCCCGTCAGAGAAAGTGACTCTGGGATTGGATCTTAAAGGCGGAACCAGTTTTGTCGTGGAAATCGACAAAGAACAGTTAGGCAATGAGGTCAGAGGAAAGAATCCGGACTTAACAGCGGCTGAATTAACCAAGCGTGTTAACGAAGACGCGGCGCGCGGTCGTGAGATGGCGGTTGAGATCATTCGTAATCGTGTGGATGGTCTGGGCATTGCCGAACCGATTATCTATTCAGCCACGTATCGTGATCAGGAACGTATCATTGTCCAGCTTCCCGGTGTTGATGCAGAAAAGCGCAAAGCGGCCCGTGAATCCATTGAAAGTGTTGCGTATCTCGAATTCCGTCTGGTCAGTTTAAAGAGTGATCAGTGGACCAAGGAACTGCTGGCTTCAGGTAAATCGCCTGTCGGCTTCAGACTCAGTGAACAGGGTCCGTATTATGTGCGCGATAAATCGCTGCTCAGTGATGAAAAGATGGATCGCGACTATTTTGCCAAACTGCGCAAATTTCAACCGCATCCCGGATCGGAATTCATGCTGGAAAAAACGCAGGATTCCAATGGTCGTGTGATGTATCGTCCCTATTATGTGGAAATTCGTCCGCTGATGAAAGGGGATGCCATTGCCAGTGCATCTGTGGATTATAACCAAATGACGCATGCACCCTACGTATCCATTGTGCTGAATTCGGAGGGTGCAGACCGGTTTGCTCGCATTACGGCGGATTATGCGCCCATGGGGCCGCGTAATTCCAGCAGTGAGGGTCGTCAGCTCGGGATCGTCTTAGACGGAACTCTGTATTCAGCACCATCGATTAATGAAGAAATTCCGAGCGGTCGTGCACAGATCACCGGGCGTTTCACACCAAAAGATGCCATGAAGCTGGCCAATGTATTGAATACGGGCAGTCTGCCTGTTCCTGTAAAAATCGTGCAGACCCAGACCGTGGATCCGTCTCTTGGACAGGATTCTATCAACAGCGGAGCCAAATCTGCGATTATTGCACTGTTGGCCGTGATTGTTTTTATGGGCATTTATTATCTAAAGGCGGGCCTGGTTGCCAATATGGCGCTGATCATCGAAATGCTGTTGTTTCCGCTGGCGCTGGTTATTTCCGCCGGCTTCATGGGGTTGATCGCTGGACATTCCGGAGGATATTCTGGCAGTGCGGCACGGCTTCCGACGCTGACCCTTCCTGGTATTGCCGGTATTGCGCTGACCATCGGGATGGCGGTTGATGCTAACGTACTTATTTTCGAACGTATCCGTGAAGAACTGCGTACAGGGAAGCGGCTGTTGCCTGCGATTGAAGCAGGTTATGATAAAGCATTCAGCACTATTTTTGATGCCAACATTACCACGTTGCTGACGGCGGTGATTCTTTTTACATTCGGCTCCGGCCCGATCAAGGGTTTTGCGGTTACGCTGACGGCGGGTATCATTGTCAGTATGTTTGTTGCATTGATCTACACCCGGCTGCTGTTTGAGTTTCTGGTAGAAAAGATGAACATGACCTCCCTCAATATGATGAGTATTGTGGGGCAGACCACCATTAATTTTGTGGGTATGCGGTTTGTTGCTATTGGTATTTCCGCCTTGGTGTTGGTGGGTACCTGGGGTGTTTTCTTTGCCAAAGGTGCAGACACGAACTTCGGTGTGGACTTCACAGGCGGTACGTCGCTGGTTTATCGTTTTGATGATCGCCAGTCGGTGGAAGATGTACGTGAAACATTGGCTGCTGAGGGTATTAAGGATGCCGCTATCCAATATCAGTCCGAGCTGGTTGCCGACGGAGATGGCAACAATGAATATCTGGAAATTCGCGTGGGGGAAGACGATGGCGAATTGGTGAAAACAGCGATGGAAAGCTCGTTTGCCAAATACGGATATCGGGTCAACAAAGAAGATCAGGTTCGCGGCCAGGTCGGCGCCGAACTGCGACGCAAAGGCTTGATGGCCATTATATGGGCCTCGGTCGGCATTGTTATTTATATCACGATCCGGTTTGAATGGTCTTTTGCTTTGGGTGCCATTTGTGCCACCTTCCATGATGTGCTGGTCACAGCCGGCATTTTCTGTCTGCTGGGTCATCAGATCACCCTTCCGGTGGTGGCGGCGTTGCTGACCATCGTCGGGTATTCGGTGAATGATACGATTGTGGTGTTTGACCGCATTCGAGAAGATATCAAACTCTTGAAGGGCCGATCACTTAAGGAAATTGCCAATTTGTCTGTGAATCAGACGTTGAGCCGAACGATTCTGACATCGTTGACCACGTTGTTAAGTGTGGCTGTACTGCTTATATTCGGCGGCGGTGCGATAAAGGATTTTGCGCTGACGCTGTTCATCGGTATTGTTGTCGGCACATTCTCTTCGATTTTCATTGCGACGCCAGTGGTGCTGTTTCTGCGGCATGAGGATAGCGATGGAAAAGAAAATAAGCAGTAGGTGAGCGTTACCCGCTGGACAACTATAGAATATTCTAAGGAAGCGGCAGAGGCACTGCGGACGCAGTGCAATCTGCCGCGGCATTTAGCTGTTATTCTATCCTCGCGCGGTTTTCGTACGGCCGAAGAAGTACATCGGTTCTTCGAACCTCGTCTTTCACGAGCCATGGATCCCTTCCTCATGCAGGGTATGAAGGAGGCTGTCGCACGCATCACGCAGGCCATTACTGATAATGAGCCCATTGCGGTCTTTGGCGATTATGACGTGGATGGCGTCACCAGTACGGCACTGATGAGTATTATTCTTCGTCGGCTGGGAGGCGATGTGTCGACTTTTATCCCTAATCGGATAGACGAAGGATATGGTCTGAATGAAGTGGCGATTCATCGGTGTGTGGAAACACTGCATCCCAGGCTGATTATCACGGTCGACTGTGGAACCAACGCTTTTGCGTCGACTGAGTGGGCACGCAGTCAGGGCATTGATGTGATCATCACCGATCATCACGAACCCACGGATCAGGTCGCCAACGCGGTCGCTATTGTAAACCCCAAGCTGGATCATCATGAATCGATTCGCATGCTGGCCAGTGTGGGGGTGACCTATAAAGTATGCGATGCCTTGCTCAAATCTTTCGGGAGAGATGCTTCGGATCCTGACGGGATTGATTTACGTGACTATCTGGATATTGTTGCCCTCGGAACCATCTGCGATATGGTGCCGTTACATCATGAAAATCGGATTTTTGCTTATAAGGGTATTCATGCCTTTCGCAATAAACGGTCTATGGGGTTGACCGCACTGGTTGATGAAATCGGGATTCGTAATGATATCGAATCCTATCATCTAGGCTTTCAATTAGGGCCTCGCCTGAATTCGGTCGGTCGTTTAGAAGATGCCCGCGATGCGCTGCTGTTATTGATGACAGAAGATGTCAAAGAGGCGGCACGGCTTGCCGAATATCTGGATCGCCGCAATAAAGAACGGCAGGAAATCGAACGATCCACCTTTGAAGAAGCACGCAAACAGATTGAAGAATACTTTGATCCGGATCGTGACTATGTGGTGGTTGCGGCAGGAAGAGGGTGGCATGCCGGCGTCGTGGCCATTGTCGCTTCACGGGTTTTGGCGACGTTCCATCGTCCTGCCGTAGTCATCGCATTGGGCGAAGATGACGTCGGGCGAGGATCATGCCGCAGTATTTCAGAATTTAACATTGTCGAAAACTTGGATTGCTGTGCCCCGCATCTCATTAAATATGGCGGTCATGCGATGGCGGCCGGACTGGAAATCCATGCGGATGAAATTCCCATGTTCCGTAAACGTTTGAATGACCGAGCTCACGAAGTGCTGATGCCCGCAAATTTGGTTCCTCATATTGCGGTTGATATGTGGATCAGTTTGCGTGATTTAAATGAAACGCTATATTTTAAAATGCAGCAGATGAAGCCATTTGGCATGGATAATCCGGAACCGGTGTTTGGTTTTAGCGGACTGCAGATTGTTCAGGCGGAAAAGGTTGGTATAGATAATAAGCACTATCGGCTACAGATGCGTCAGGATGACCGTGATATTTGGTGCATCGCTTATAACCAGGCGGATAAGCCACTGCCGGAGGGGCCTGTGGACATTGTTGCCAATATGCTTATGGTGCGCAATAGGGGGCAGAGATCTGTTGAACTGCGCATTATGGATATGAAAGGCAGTGACCCGAACAACATGCTTTAAGGTCTTTGTCTTGTTTATTTCATGCGCATGGATTAAGGATAGCCACATGAAAATGAGCATTTATACATCGATTGTACGTTTTCTTGCTGTGATGATTTGTCTGAGTTTCGCATACGGTGGTGATGTCTGCGATAAATCGGTGATTACCCTGAAAATGGGGGAACCTGAGTTTGGAAACGCGCTGGGATATGGCTGGGGTGAGCCCCGTTTTTCGGGCACCAGTGCGTCCATGCGCTGGATCACGCATATGGAAGGGGAGGTATCACTTCCTCTGGAATATCCGGCATCTATGTCGTTCTTGATGAAAGCAAGGCCTCGCTATGTGTCTTGGCGTCGGCAGTCGATAGGCTTGTGGGTCAATGGGCGGTTTGTGGATCAATGGGAGTGTCCGGATGAGCCGTCATATCATATTTATACCACCGATATTCCTGAAAGATTTTTACGTAGCGGGATCAACCGGCTGATTTTGCGCTGTGGTTATCTGTATGATGCTGAAGACCGGGACGTGGAACATGCCTTGGGCGTTGAAGAGATCACCTTCATTCGGAATCCGGAGTAGCGTGCGATGGATACCGATAGTCATTCGCAAATAACGGCACTCGGCCTGATCGCCGGGAAGGGCGTATATCCCCTTGAACTGGCGGATTCAGCGCGTAAACAGGGGGTGAAACGTATCATAGTGATGGCATTTAAGGGGGAGACCCACAGAGATATCAACCGCTTGGCCGATGAAGTGCATTGGTTGCACGTGGGGCAGTTTAAGAAATTTCTGGAGCTCATCGAAGGCAGCGGCATCAAACATTTTGTGATGGCGGGGCAGATTACTCCGTCAAATTTGTTTATGGTGCGCCCGGATAAGGTGCTGTTTGAACTGCTGCGCAATTTGGATGAGTGGAATGCACATAGTATTTTCGGTGAAATTTGTCGACGTATCGAAGGCACAGGCGTGAGCCTGCTTTCCGCTGGATTGTTTATGGAGCACTCTATGCCGCACGAAGGGGTGTTAGTGGGAACGTTGGATGATCCCCGTGTGGTTCGGGATATGGAATACGGATTGGATGTGGCGCGTAAAATTAGTGCATTGGATGTGGGTCAGACGATTGTCGTCAAGGATGGTGCCATATTGGCCGTAGAGGCTTTTGAGGGCACCGACGAAACAATCAGGCGTGCCGGCCGTGTTGGCGGAAAAGGTGCCGTCGTAATAAAAGTGGCCAAGCCGGGTCACGATATGCGGTTTGATATTCCCGTCATGGGGTTAAAAACGATGAAAACCATGCAGCGGGCAGGAATTAAGGCCTTGGTCTGTGAGGCGGGACGCATTATTATTTTGGAAAAAGAACGGGTGCTGGCTGAAGCAGCACGTAGAAATATAGTTATCCATGTCGTACATGCCATGGAGGAAAGGATCTCATTATGACAGGACGCAAGATGAAGGTTGGGGTCGTAGGAGTAGGTGCTTTGGGACAGCATCACGCACGCATTTTTTCGGAAATGGCGGAAGCAGAGTTGATGGGGATTTATGATGTGGATCAGGAGGCGGCGGCGAT is part of the Spartobacteria bacterium genome and encodes:
- a CDS encoding tRNA guanosine(34) transglycosylase Tgt, whose amino-acid sequence is MEIGAFDVIEKDDSCAARRGKLVTAHGVVDTPVFMPVGTKGTVKAMTPVELKELECSIILSNTYHLITRPGTDILEKMGGLHRFMGWDGPILTDSGGFQVFSLGAMRKITQDGVEFQSHIDGSRHFLGPKESMAAQRIIGSDIAMVLDECMPYPCGRDYAEKSVKRTVEWAASCKEQSRAEGQLVFGIVQGGEWADLRHSCAKDLVDIGFDGYAVGGLSVGEPEEIMFRGFEDGVRYLPLDKPRYVMGLGDLYQIVEAVARGVDMFDCVMPTRYARNGSAFTAAGTMPVKAARYKEDARPVEEGCTCYACRNFSRAYIRHLLNVNEILGARLLTTHNIHYYMRFMERLRASISSGTFVEFRKQTAEQVAIQRELTAKLKQGE
- the yajC gene encoding preprotein translocase subunit YajC; the encoded protein is MFGWIAIMIALFYFMMIRPQQKRAKQRQALLDSVKTGDRIVFSGGMMGVVTNVKDKSVMVKIADNVKVEILRGAVSQVVAKGDEPEMDEKA
- the secD gene encoding protein translocase subunit SecD, with protein sequence MDRNAVWKWLVLIALVCGSLALIYPPSEKVTLGLDLKGGTSFVVEIDKEQLGNEVRGKNPDLTAAELTKRVNEDAARGREMAVEIIRNRVDGLGIAEPIIYSATYRDQERIIVQLPGVDAEKRKAARESIESVAYLEFRLVSLKSDQWTKELLASGKSPVGFRLSEQGPYYVRDKSLLSDEKMDRDYFAKLRKFQPHPGSEFMLEKTQDSNGRVMYRPYYVEIRPLMKGDAIASASVDYNQMTHAPYVSIVLNSEGADRFARITADYAPMGPRNSSSEGRQLGIVLDGTLYSAPSINEEIPSGRAQITGRFTPKDAMKLANVLNTGSLPVPVKIVQTQTVDPSLGQDSINSGAKSAIIALLAVIVFMGIYYLKAGLVANMALIIEMLLFPLALVISAGFMGLIAGHSGGYSGSAARLPTLTLPGIAGIALTIGMAVDANVLIFERIREELRTGKRLLPAIEAGYDKAFSTIFDANITTLLTAVILFTFGSGPIKGFAVTLTAGIIVSMFVALIYTRLLFEFLVEKMNMTSLNMMSIVGQTTINFVGMRFVAIGISALVLVGTWGVFFAKGADTNFGVDFTGGTSLVYRFDDRQSVEDVRETLAAEGIKDAAIQYQSELVADGDGNNEYLEIRVGEDDGELVKTAMESSFAKYGYRVNKEDQVRGQVGAELRRKGLMAIIWASVGIVIYITIRFEWSFALGAICATFHDVLVTAGIFCLLGHQITLPVVAALLTIVGYSVNDTIVVFDRIREDIKLLKGRSLKEIANLSVNQTLSRTILTSLTTLLSVAVLLIFGGGAIKDFALTLFIGIVVGTFSSIFIATPVVLFLRHEDSDGKENKQ
- the recJ gene encoding single-stranded-DNA-specific exonuclease RecJ, producing MSVTRWTTIEYSKEAAEALRTQCNLPRHLAVILSSRGFRTAEEVHRFFEPRLSRAMDPFLMQGMKEAVARITQAITDNEPIAVFGDYDVDGVTSTALMSIILRRLGGDVSTFIPNRIDEGYGLNEVAIHRCVETLHPRLIITVDCGTNAFASTEWARSQGIDVIITDHHEPTDQVANAVAIVNPKLDHHESIRMLASVGVTYKVCDALLKSFGRDASDPDGIDLRDYLDIVALGTICDMVPLHHENRIFAYKGIHAFRNKRSMGLTALVDEIGIRNDIESYHLGFQLGPRLNSVGRLEDARDALLLLMTEDVKEAARLAEYLDRRNKERQEIERSTFEEARKQIEEYFDPDRDYVVVAAGRGWHAGVVAIVASRVLATFHRPAVVIALGEDDVGRGSCRSISEFNIVENLDCCAPHLIKYGGHAMAAGLEIHADEIPMFRKRLNDRAHEVLMPANLVPHIAVDMWISLRDLNETLYFKMQQMKPFGMDNPEPVFGFSGLQIVQAEKVGIDNKHYRLQMRQDDRDIWCIAYNQADKPLPEGPVDIVANMLMVRNRGQRSVELRIMDMKGSDPNNML
- a CDS encoding LpxI family protein, encoding MDTDSHSQITALGLIAGKGVYPLELADSARKQGVKRIIVMAFKGETHRDINRLADEVHWLHVGQFKKFLELIEGSGIKHFVMAGQITPSNLFMVRPDKVLFELLRNLDEWNAHSIFGEICRRIEGTGVSLLSAGLFMEHSMPHEGVLVGTLDDPRVVRDMEYGLDVARKISALDVGQTIVVKDGAILAVEAFEGTDETIRRAGRVGGKGAVVIKVAKPGHDMRFDIPVMGLKTMKTMQRAGIKALVCEAGRIIILEKERVLAEAARRNIVIHVVHAMEERISL